The Clostridium sporogenes region AATATAACTTTATGAACATATTCAGAAGTCATTACGGATAAACATCCTCCAAAGGTAACATTAAACTCTACTTTATCACCTATTTTATAATCCTTATTACAATTTGTAATATCTAATAAAAGATGGTCACTACTTGACCCCAAAACTGATATTTTGTCATCTATAGGTATTAGGTTATCTGGACTAATATCTTGCCTTCCTATAGCACATATGACTCTTTTCATAATACCTTTATCCTCAAAAAATGGTTTATTACCAAAAGCATCCAATCCAATAGTTCCAATAGGTACTGAAGGCTTGTTTTTTACTTCCACTATTTCTACCACTAATTTAAATGCATCTTCTAAAAGAGGCTCTATATGCTCATCGTTTAATCCTATTCCTAAGGATATGGAGGCTCCTAATCTTAATTGATTAATTTCTTTTGGTATCCTATTTTCTTTAAATAGACTAATAGATCCAGAATTTCCTCCTGAAATAATTTCTATTTTTATATTAAACTTATTTTCTATACTTTTCTTTATATTAACTAACTGTGATAAATTTTCGTATGTAGGGATGACTCCCCCATAGCAGGATAAGTTTGTTCCTATGCCTATTAATTTTATACTTTTAAGATTTAATATTTCCTTTACAGTAGCATAAATTTCCTCTTCATCAAATATACCTTCCCTTAAATCTCCTAAGTCTATCATTAATATAATACTATGTATCTTATTTTGTTCTGTAGCCTCTCGAGAAAGTGCCCTTATAGTAATAATATCTGATACAAGTGAAATATCCGCATATTTTACCACTTCCTCAACTTGACTTATCATAGGTAATCTTAAAAGCATTTTAGGCAAATTAATATGAGTTAATTTTTTTAAGTTTTCTATTCTAGAATCTGCTAAGATATCTACTTTTTCTTCTGCAATAGCCTTTGCAATTTTAGGATTACCACAAAACGTTTTAGTTACCGCGGCTACTTTTATTCCTCTTTTTTTACATTCCTCTACTAAAACCTTGGTATTATATCTAATTTTTTTAGTATCTACTTCAACCCTGGGATAAGACATTATATACACCTGCCTAATTTATAATATTTTATTATTGTATTTTTATACTATTATACATAATAATAATACATTTTTCAAATTTTCAACATAATCCCACGAAACCTCTTATAACTGCATTAAATTCAAATATATAAGTGAAATCAGCGCTTATAGTTTCTAATCATGGTATGTTTAATGATATTTATATACTAAAAACGTAAATTCATTCCCTTTAAAATATGAAACATTATTCATTTAAGTTTGACAAATA contains the following coding sequences:
- the orr gene encoding ornithine racemase Orr, producing the protein MSYPRVEVDTKKIRYNTKVLVEECKKRGIKVAAVTKTFCGNPKIAKAIAEEKVDILADSRIENLKKLTHINLPKMLLRLPMISQVEEVVKYADISLVSDIITIRALSREATEQNKIHSIILMIDLGDLREGIFDEEEIYATVKEILNLKSIKLIGIGTNLSCYGGVIPTYENLSQLVNIKKSIENKFNIKIEIISGGNSGSISLFKENRIPKEINQLRLGASISLGIGLNDEHIEPLLEDAFKLVVEIVEVKNKPSVPIGTIGLDAFGNKPFFEDKGIMKRVICAIGRQDISPDNLIPIDDKISVLGSSSDHLLLDITNCNKDYKIGDKVEFNVTFGGCLSVMTSEYVHKVIL